In the Paramisgurnus dabryanus chromosome 5, PD_genome_1.1, whole genome shotgun sequence genome, one interval contains:
- the LOC135732730 gene encoding serine protease FAM111A-like, with the protein MSKDIKTEDVPQASSSNQERTDTFPKKEVEEGPAKDLQQEAEEKTFQFCLKKNKYVVTCDDSMTVLDALNTIQIFKNEKVKNRDKAVLIKRSKENLEAAVKTDFPCCLIENNEIINVTFIKNDGDASEQQNITERGQHPSRSNPDMFVTFYIEKRGGEKVNLLLKSEALRGKVECVCVYAHKEDTLKKALKRDGRFIDDIFMKHCGLFENITECRHEMSHPVKHLNQKKFKVVVLSNAIQPDSQDDLTSQVKTVPDEALDAQVGEDVGTSQNPVNTEQEIKQNKNEGESTGASAKPPAPKVIPNSEEILGILRDQFKGLLEKLQERENLKNKSEVQKFFKEEFAKSVENFLKVRQVKRLAKLSDSVCQILVESNPEGTGFLLFGRFILTNAHVIEPFASCTQNQPYLFRLRKEVRAVFNFEEHHPKIPLDVEVNNIVAYALGKNSEDRHLDYALLEMNNDPPTDLPKLLDCHSFAPPRAGSQICIVGHPGEGVKKVDPCFIIEKEPTGFFQVITQQCLKEVEENQIPYHTCFFNGSSGSPVFDEHCYLIGIHTGGFNHKDIFGKKQRVLEYAYSLKPILENIKIQVENMENMEESKRNYILKILEDRSDISDM; encoded by the exons GAAAGGACTGATACATTTCCTAAGAAGGAAGTTGAAGAAGGCCCTGCAAAAGATCTGCAGCAG GAAGCAGAAGAGAAAACATTCcagttttgtttaaaaaaaaataaatatgtagtGACTTGTGATGATTCCATGACTGTGCTAGATGCTCTGAATACAATACAGATCTTTAAgaatgaaaaagtaaaaaacagaGACAAAGCTGTACTTATTAAAAGATCAAAAGAAAACCTAGAAGCCGCTGTGAAAACAGATTTCCCCTGCTGTCTTATTGAAAATAAtgagattataaatgtaacctTTATTAAAAATGATGGAGATGCTTCTGAGCAACAAAATATTACGGAAAGAGGGCAACATCCATCACGCAGTAACCCTGACATGTTTGTCACTTTCTACATTGAAAAAAGAGGAGGAGAGAAAGTGAATCTCTTACTTAAAAGCGAAGCTCTGAGAGGCAAAGttgagtgtgtttgtgtttatgcaCACAAAGAAGACACATTGAAAAAAGCTCTTAAGCGTGATGGGAGATTCATTGATGACATATTCATGAAACACTGTGGACTATTTGAGAATATTACAGAATGCAGGCATGAAATGTCACACCCTGTTAAACACCTTAACCAAAAGAAGTTCAAAGTAGTTGTTCTCAGTAATGCCATACAGCCAGATAGTCAAGATGATCTGACTTCTCAAGTCAAAACTGTACCTGATGAAGCGTTAGATGCTCAGGTGGGTGAGGATGTTGGTACCAGCCAGAACCCTGTTAACACTGAGcaagaaataaaacaaaataaaaatgaaggaGAGTCCACAGGAGCTTCAGCCAAACCGCCTGCGCCTAAAGTCATTCCAAACTCTGAAGAGATTCTGGGAATTCTGCGTGATCAGTTTAAAGGTTTACTAGAAAAGCTACAGGAGCGAGAGAACCTCAAGAACAAATCTGAGGTGCAGAAATTCTTCAAAGAAGAATTTGCTAAAAGTGTTGAAAATTTCTTGAAAGTGAGGCAAGTGAAGAGGCTTGCAAAGCTTTCAGACTCTGTATGTCAGATTCTAGTGGAGAGTAATCCTGAAGGAACTGGATTCTTACTATTCGGCAGATTTATCCTAACTAACGCACATGTGATTGAGCCCTTTGCTAGTTGCACTCAGAATCAACCTTATCTATTTAGACTCCGAAAAGAGGTAAGAGCTGTGTTTAATTTTGAAGAACACCACCCAAAAATACCATTGGACGTGGAAGTCAATAACATTGTTGCCTATGCTTTGGGAAAAAACAGTGAGGATAGACATCTTGACTATGCCCTTCTTGAAATGAACAATGATCCACCTACTGACCTTCCTAAATTGCTTGATTGTCACAGCTTTGCCCCTCCTCGTGCTGGTAGTCAGATCTGCATCGTGGGCCATCCGGGTGAAGGGGTGAAGAAAGTGGACCCCTGTTTCATCATTGAAAAAGAGCCCACAGGTTTCTTCCAAGTCATTACACAACAATGTTTAAAGGAAGTGGAAGAAAATCAGATTCCTTATCACACTTGTTTCTTCAATGGATCTTCTGGTTCCCCAGTTTTTGATGAACACTGCTATCTGATTGGTATCCACACCGGGGGTTTTAATCATAAAGATATATTTGGCAAAAAACAAAGAGTGCTAGAATACGCTTATTCTCTGAAGCCCATCCTGGAAAACATCAAAATACAGGTGGAGAACATGGAGAACATGGAGGAGAGCAAAAGAAACTACATCTTAAAAATCTTAGAGGATCGTAGTGATATAAGCGATATGTAG